A portion of the Ricinus communis isolate WT05 ecotype wild-type chromosome 10, ASM1957865v1, whole genome shotgun sequence genome contains these proteins:
- the LOC8283901 gene encoding PRA1 family protein A1 → MDWGNVTAEDLMDALREVDWSSPPRPLSEFFSRFTFPKSSSKWNSRLKCNLYYYRTNYFIMIIFILGIGFLRRPLAIVAALLTALTIAFLNDSFAGTFSEKATRTVRQFSPHLAAKMRPPLTPVIRGRPSAKRAIHICGRPRWVFVLIFSIVSFILWYASCGLLTVLWALAIGLLATILHASFRTPNLKARLNTFREEFRTVWRNYSEL, encoded by the exons ATGGATTGGGGAAACGTAACAGCAGAAGATCTGATGGATGCACTTAGGGAGGTAGATTGGTCATCTCCACCACGTCCTCTCTCTGAATTCTTTTCCAGATTCACTTTTCCTAAATCTTCTTCTAAATGGAATAGCCGCCTCAAGTGCAATCTTTACTA CTATCGGACCAACTACTTCATTATGATCATTTTCATTCTAG GTATTGGCTTTCTTAGGCGGCCACTTGCTATAGTTGCTGCTCTTTTAACAGCACTTACTATTGCCTTTCTTAATGATAG CTTTGCAGGTACTTTTAGTGAAAAGGCGACAAGAACTGTGAGGCAATTTTCTCCACATTTAGCTGCTAAGATGAGACCTCCTCTTAC ACCTGTTATCCGTGGACGTCCATCAGCTAAACGAGCGATTCATATATGTGGTCGGCCCCGTTGGGTGTTTGTTTTGATATTCTCTATTG TGAGTTTCATCCTTTGGTATGCATCTTGCGGCCTGTTGACTGTTCTGTGGGCGCTTGCTATCGGTCTTCTtg cTACAATCCTACATGCAAGTTTTAGAACACCTAATCTGAAAGCACGTCTGAATACATTCCGGGAGGAATTTCGTACTGTTTGGCGTAATTACAGTGAGCTGTAG